The Burkholderia lata genome contains a region encoding:
- a CDS encoding DUF2242 domain-containing protein: MHNRFRLFSVSCALAAATVLAACSSPPKPIYQQEQFDATSSPYAHTFHSKSDAACEAARRALLSQGYVVSSSRNDAVDGSKNFQPNNDMHVVIEFHVVCADANADGSSSIAYVNAVQDRYTLKKSNTSASVGLSVFGSLSLPIGSSDDALVKTASETIPAGVFYERFFNLVEHFLKIDPARRDRATVKAAEKEPVTPLPEPAPTPQGEPMKMTTPVVPTPPAAPVPLSLPVVAPESGANAVPAAASAVVVPAAMRAAAPVAASGSGSVPASGAAPASAASSTPAPASGSASTPASAAVPVSAPASASSPASSAATAASTHAASAPAAATLAPVAPASTASAPVSASAPSSTSPTPAAANPVASSAPSGASAPAAN, translated from the coding sequence ATGCACAACCGATTTCGCCTGTTTTCCGTTTCGTGCGCGCTCGCGGCCGCGACCGTGCTGGCGGCGTGCTCGTCGCCGCCCAAGCCGATCTACCAGCAGGAACAGTTCGACGCGACCAGCAGCCCGTATGCGCATACGTTCCACTCGAAATCCGACGCGGCCTGCGAGGCCGCGCGGCGCGCGCTGCTGAGCCAGGGCTATGTGGTGTCGTCGTCGCGCAACGATGCGGTCGACGGCAGCAAGAATTTCCAGCCGAACAACGACATGCACGTCGTGATCGAGTTTCACGTCGTGTGCGCGGACGCGAACGCCGATGGCTCGTCGAGCATTGCGTACGTTAACGCGGTGCAGGATCGCTACACGCTGAAGAAGTCGAATACGTCGGCCAGCGTGGGCTTGAGCGTGTTCGGCTCGCTGTCGCTGCCGATCGGGTCGAGTGACGATGCGCTCGTCAAGACCGCCAGCGAGACGATTCCCGCCGGCGTGTTCTATGAGCGCTTCTTCAATCTCGTCGAGCATTTCCTGAAGATCGACCCGGCCCGCCGCGACCGCGCGACCGTCAAGGCTGCCGAGAAGGAACCCGTCACGCCGCTGCCCGAACCCGCGCCGACACCCCAGGGCGAGCCGATGAAGATGACGACGCCGGTCGTGCCGACGCCGCCCGCGGCGCCGGTGCCGCTGTCGCTGCCGGTCGTGGCGCCCGAGTCGGGCGCGAATGCCGTGCCGGCCGCCGCGTCGGCCGTGGTCGTGCCGGCGGCGATGCGTGCTGCCGCGCCGGTGGCGGCGTCTGGTTCGGGGTCGGTACCGGCTTCGGGTGCGGCGCCTGCATCGGCCGCCTCGTCGACGCCTGCACCGGCGTCCGGATCGGCATCCACGCCGGCTTCGGCTGCCGTGCCGGTTTCCGCGCCGGCATCCGCTTCCAGCCCGGCATCGTCAGCTGCCACGGCGGCGTCGACGCATGCCGCTTCGGCGCCGGCCGCTGCGACGCTGGCTCCGGTCGCGCCTGCGTCCACCGCTTCGGCCCCCGTATCGGCATCGGCACCGTCGAGCACCTCACCCACGCCTGCCGCCGCCAACCCCGTCGCATCGTCCGCACCGTCCGGCGCGAGCGCACCGGCCGCAAACTGA
- a CDS encoding LysR family transcriptional regulator: MLNFRHLYYFWVVVKEGGFARAAARLDMAVQTISAQVRELEKALGHQLLRPAGRGVTMTDAGQAAFARAEAIFEMGRLIPDEVRAAASQPTVRLAVGLADGISKLAAHAILAPVLDTPTLRLLCHEGEHDALLAELALHHLDLVLAGQGAPSGSNLRVTSERLVASPVDWYGPSALVTPAARQHFPQCLADLPVLLPTAHSALRARLDLWLEGERILPRVAGEFEDSALMAVFAARGLGVFPLSELGANDASLLRGLRRLGRAGDVTEEIHAIRSRRGEHHPLTSQLLAAARGAPAD; this comes from the coding sequence ATGCTCAATTTCCGACATCTGTACTACTTCTGGGTCGTCGTGAAGGAAGGCGGCTTCGCGCGCGCGGCCGCGCGGCTCGACATGGCCGTGCAGACCATCAGTGCGCAGGTGCGCGAGCTCGAAAAAGCGCTCGGGCACCAGTTATTGCGCCCGGCCGGGCGCGGCGTCACGATGACCGACGCCGGCCAGGCCGCGTTTGCGCGCGCGGAGGCGATCTTCGAAATGGGGCGGCTGATCCCCGACGAAGTGCGCGCGGCGGCCAGCCAGCCGACCGTGCGGCTCGCGGTCGGCCTCGCGGACGGCATCTCCAAGCTCGCCGCGCACGCGATCCTCGCGCCCGTGCTGGATACGCCCACGCTGCGGCTGCTGTGCCACGAAGGCGAGCACGATGCGCTGCTCGCGGAGCTGGCGCTGCATCATCTCGACCTGGTGCTGGCCGGCCAGGGCGCGCCGTCCGGTTCGAACCTGCGCGTGACGAGCGAGCGGCTCGTCGCGTCGCCGGTCGACTGGTATGGCCCCTCGGCGCTCGTCACGCCGGCCGCGCGGCAGCACTTTCCGCAGTGCCTCGCCGACCTGCCCGTGCTGCTGCCGACCGCGCATTCTGCGCTGCGCGCGCGCCTCGACCTGTGGCTGGAAGGAGAACGGATCCTGCCCCGTGTGGCCGGGGAGTTCGAGGACAGCGCGCTGATGGCCGTGTTCGCGGCGCGCGGCCTCGGCGTGTTTCCGCTGAGCGAACTCGGCGCGAACGACGCGTCGCTGCTGCGCGGGTTGCGGCGGCTCGGGCGTGCCGGCGACGTGACCGAGGAGATCCACGCGATCCGCTCGCGGCGCGGCGAACACCATCCGCTGACGTCGCAATTGCTCGCCGCGGCACGCGGCGCACCGGCCGACTGA
- a CDS encoding TerC family protein: MDYLLTLAVDPAVWAALLTLVVMEVVLGIDNLIFISILSNKLPEAQRARTQRLGIALALVMRLALLGSVAWIASLTEPVFTLFDHAFSWRDLILLSGGLFLVWKATTEIHHHVSRDGEGAGGSGGAVGLTVWAAIGQIVMLDIVFSIDSIVTAIGMTEHVPIMFVAVIVAVAVMLFAAQPLARFIDRNPTIVMLALSFLVVIGMTLIAEGFGSHVPKGYIYAAMAFSAFVEGMNMLARRAKSKRSAPTEGH, encoded by the coding sequence ATGGACTACCTGCTGACGCTTGCCGTTGACCCCGCCGTCTGGGCTGCGCTTCTGACGCTCGTCGTGATGGAAGTCGTGCTCGGCATCGACAACCTGATCTTCATCTCGATCCTCAGCAACAAGCTGCCCGAAGCGCAGCGTGCCCGCACGCAGCGCCTCGGCATCGCGCTCGCGCTGGTGATGCGCCTCGCGCTGCTCGGCAGCGTCGCGTGGATCGCGAGCCTCACCGAACCGGTGTTCACGCTGTTCGACCATGCGTTCTCGTGGCGCGACCTGATCCTGCTGTCGGGCGGCCTGTTCCTCGTCTGGAAGGCGACCACCGAGATCCATCACCATGTGTCGCGCGACGGTGAAGGCGCGGGCGGTTCGGGCGGCGCGGTCGGCCTGACGGTGTGGGCCGCGATCGGCCAGATCGTGATGCTCGACATCGTGTTCTCGATCGACAGCATCGTGACCGCGATCGGCATGACCGAACACGTGCCGATCATGTTCGTCGCGGTGATCGTCGCCGTCGCCGTGATGCTGTTCGCTGCACAGCCGCTCGCACGCTTCATCGACCGCAACCCGACCATCGTGATGCTCGCGCTGTCGTTCCTGGTCGTGATCGGCATGACGCTGATCGCCGAAGGGTTCGGCTCGCATGTGCCGAAGGGCTACATCTACGCGGCAATGGCGTTCTCGGCTTTCGTCGAAGGCATGAACATGCTGGCGCGGCGCGCGAAGTCGAAGCGCTCGGCACCGACGGAAGGCCACTGA
- a CDS encoding zf-TFIIB domain-containing protein — protein MKCPVCKTPDLLMAERQSIEIDYCPTCRGVWLDRGELDKLIAREAGDAPVRHDAQAPRGHDGGWGRDARSHDSRDRHDGRSHDDRYKHDGQRRKKSVFDLFDFD, from the coding sequence ATGAAATGCCCAGTCTGCAAGACGCCCGACCTGCTGATGGCCGAGCGCCAGTCGATCGAGATCGACTACTGTCCGACCTGCCGCGGTGTGTGGCTCGATCGCGGCGAACTCGACAAGCTGATCGCACGCGAGGCCGGCGACGCGCCCGTGCGGCACGATGCGCAAGCACCGCGCGGCCACGACGGCGGGTGGGGGCGCGACGCTCGCTCGCATGACAGCCGTGACAGACACGATGGCCGCTCGCACGATGATCGCTACAAGCACGACGGCCAGCGTCGCAAGAAATCGGTGTTCGACCTGTTCGACTTCGACTGA
- a CDS encoding Hsp20/alpha crystallin family protein, giving the protein MNANPTLAERQTNTVHPAAAEAARRPAITPAVDIVENHLGVTLRADLPGVPRENLDVRVHDNTLTIEADTQIDTPADLRVRHAEIRATRYARSFVLSPDLDTSRIDANLRDGVLTLTIPRREETRPRRIDVTAGNA; this is encoded by the coding sequence ATGAATGCGAACCCGACCCTGGCCGAGCGTCAGACGAACACCGTTCACCCCGCTGCCGCCGAAGCGGCCCGCCGGCCCGCGATCACGCCGGCCGTCGACATCGTCGAGAACCATCTCGGCGTCACGCTGCGGGCCGACCTGCCCGGCGTGCCGCGCGAAAACCTCGACGTGAGGGTGCACGACAACACGCTGACGATCGAGGCCGACACGCAGATCGACACGCCTGCCGATCTCCGCGTGCGGCACGCCGAAATCCGCGCGACGCGCTATGCACGCAGCTTCGTGCTGAGCCCCGATCTCGACACGTCGAGGATCGACGCGAACCTGCGCGACGGCGTGCTGACGCTGACGATTCCGCGCCGCGAGGAAACGCGACCACGCCGCATCGACGTGACGGCCGGCAACGCGTAA
- a CDS encoding Hsp20/alpha crystallin family protein, whose protein sequence is MSGIHFGSDLFDEFARVQRQVANLLGERPSGIRAVRPGAFPALNVGATDGAIEIVAFAPGMAAADFDVSIDKDLLTISGERKPAARSEGDDLRTYAQERFHGAFRRVVELPRDADSDQVSARYENGCLLIRVGRREASKPRAITVQ, encoded by the coding sequence ATGAGCGGTATCCATTTCGGCAGCGACCTGTTCGACGAATTCGCCCGCGTGCAGCGGCAAGTGGCCAACCTGCTGGGCGAACGTCCGTCCGGCATTCGCGCGGTGCGGCCCGGCGCCTTTCCCGCGCTCAACGTCGGCGCCACCGACGGCGCCATCGAGATCGTCGCGTTTGCGCCCGGCATGGCCGCGGCCGACTTCGACGTATCGATCGACAAGGACTTGCTGACGATCAGCGGCGAGCGCAAGCCGGCGGCTCGCAGCGAAGGCGACGATCTGCGTACTTATGCGCAGGAGCGTTTTCACGGTGCATTCCGTCGCGTCGTCGAGTTGCCGCGGGATGCAGACTCCGACCAGGTCAGCGCCCGCTACGAAAACGGCTGCCTGCTGATTCGCGTCGGCCGGCGCGAGGCATCGAAGCCGCGTGCAATCACCGTTCAATAA
- a CDS encoding 3-hydroxyacyl-CoA dehydrogenase NAD-binding domain-containing protein, whose protein sequence is MDIRRIAIVGAGVIGASWAAFYLTQGFDVVATDPAPQADTRLRESLAAFLGERAAELSARLSFDADLVRALDGVDFVQENGPERLDLKRALYRQMDDVLPAHVPIASSSSGLKMSDIQTACDKHPERCLIAHPFNPPHLIPLVELVGGDATSQDVTARVKDFYDALGKQTIVLNKEMTGHVANRLAAALFREVYHLVGEGVVSVADADKAVAWGPGLRWGLMGQCLTYHLGGGTGGIAHFLEHLSGPITSWWDDLGTPSFDPDVDRKLNDELRAIQGERSMQELAAERDRLLVELIDARRRSFLP, encoded by the coding sequence ATGGACATTCGACGCATCGCGATCGTCGGCGCCGGCGTGATCGGCGCGAGCTGGGCCGCTTTCTATCTGACGCAGGGCTTCGACGTCGTCGCGACCGATCCGGCGCCGCAAGCCGACACGCGGCTGCGCGAATCGCTGGCCGCGTTTCTCGGCGAGCGGGCCGCCGAACTTTCGGCGCGGCTGTCGTTCGACGCCGATCTCGTGCGTGCGCTCGACGGTGTCGACTTCGTGCAGGAAAACGGCCCGGAGCGGCTCGACCTGAAGCGCGCGCTGTACCGGCAGATGGACGACGTGCTGCCCGCGCACGTGCCGATCGCGTCGAGTTCGTCGGGCCTGAAAATGTCGGACATCCAGACCGCATGCGACAAGCATCCGGAACGCTGCCTGATTGCGCATCCGTTCAATCCGCCGCACCTGATTCCGCTCGTCGAGCTGGTCGGCGGCGACGCCACCAGCCAGGACGTGACCGCGCGCGTGAAGGATTTCTACGATGCGCTCGGCAAGCAGACGATCGTCCTCAACAAGGAGATGACCGGCCACGTCGCGAACCGGCTCGCGGCCGCGCTGTTCCGCGAGGTGTATCACCTCGTCGGCGAAGGTGTCGTGAGCGTCGCCGATGCGGACAAGGCTGTCGCGTGGGGGCCCGGTCTGCGCTGGGGGCTGATGGGGCAGTGCCTGACCTATCACCTCGGCGGCGGCACGGGCGGGATCGCGCACTTTCTCGAACACCTGTCGGGGCCGATCACGAGTTGGTGGGACGACCTCGGCACGCCTTCGTTCGATCCGGACGTCGATCGCAAGCTGAACGACGAATTGCGCGCGATCCAGGGCGAGCGCTCGATGCAGGAACTGGCGGCCGAACGCGACCGCTTGCTCGTCGAGCTGATCGACGCGCGGCGCCGCAGCTTCCTGCCGTGA
- a CDS encoding DUF4148 domain-containing protein, with protein MNVMRFAVATAAAALLSPAFAQTSDTAAPAQGLTRAEVIAQLKQAYLDGQLPTNDGNYPPNAATRARNRELVQAASPAWLAQTPQAAQTAAQQ; from the coding sequence ATGAATGTCATGCGATTCGCCGTTGCGACCGCCGCCGCCGCCCTGCTGTCCCCCGCCTTTGCCCAGACGTCCGATACCGCGGCGCCCGCGCAGGGGCTGACCCGCGCGGAAGTCATCGCGCAACTCAAGCAGGCCTATCTCGACGGCCAACTGCCGACGAACGACGGCAACTATCCGCCGAACGCCGCGACCCGCGCACGCAACCGCGAACTCGTGCAGGCCGCGAGCCCCGCCTGGCTCGCGCAGACGCCGCAGGCAGCGCAAACCGCCGCGCAGCAGTAG
- a CDS encoding LysR substrate-binding domain-containing protein, which yields MRPLPPELLRSFVAVAQSGSFTAASERVSLSQSTVSQHIRRLEELLDRPLFERDTRNVHLSQHGDALFRYAVRILELMDEAVTSVCGPPLSGKVRLAMSEDFASAHLTAALASFVQRNPEVELAISTGLSGDLFDALDEGRHDLVFAKRIAGSRRGRVIRSEPLYWCTGPDSRITGHETVLPLAMHPEPSVSRRRVLESLEAVGRPYRIAVVSSSVAVLRAAASAGLGVSAFAGYVIPAGLARLEAGLPELGELEYVIDRPAAASRSTLALEATLITAASEL from the coding sequence ATGCGTCCGTTACCGCCCGAGCTGCTGCGCAGCTTCGTCGCCGTCGCCCAGTCCGGCAGCTTCACCGCCGCGTCCGAGCGCGTGAGCCTGTCGCAGTCGACCGTCAGCCAGCATATCCGCCGCCTCGAGGAGCTGCTCGACCGGCCGCTGTTCGAGCGCGACACGCGCAACGTGCACCTGTCGCAGCACGGCGATGCGCTGTTCCGCTACGCGGTGCGCATCCTCGAGCTGATGGACGAAGCCGTCACGTCGGTGTGCGGGCCGCCGCTGTCGGGCAAGGTGCGGCTCGCGATGTCGGAGGATTTCGCGTCGGCACACCTGACCGCCGCGCTCGCGAGCTTCGTGCAGCGCAATCCGGAAGTCGAGCTCGCGATCTCGACCGGGCTGTCGGGCGACCTGTTCGACGCGCTCGACGAAGGGCGGCACGATCTCGTGTTCGCGAAGCGCATCGCCGGCAGCCGGCGCGGCCGCGTGATCCGCAGCGAGCCGCTGTACTGGTGCACGGGCCCCGATTCGCGGATCACCGGCCACGAGACCGTGCTGCCGCTTGCGATGCATCCGGAACCGAGCGTGTCGCGCCGCCGCGTGCTCGAATCGCTCGAAGCCGTCGGGCGCCCTTACCGGATCGCGGTCGTGAGCAGCAGCGTCGCGGTGTTGCGTGCCGCCGCAAGCGCGGGGCTCGGCGTCAGCGCGTTCGCCGGCTACGTGATCCCGGCCGGGCTCGCGCGGCTCGAGGCCGGGCTGCCCGAACTCGGCGAACTCGAATACGTGATCGACCGGCCGGCGGCCGCATCGCGTTCGACGCTTGCCCTCGAAGCCACGCTGATTACAGCCGCATCGGAGTTGTAA
- the madL gene encoding malonate transporter subunit MadL, with translation MIIYGTALLAFCHLAGLFLGDLLGGAIGVKTNVGGVGIAMLLLICLRLWLHRRGWLPKETEAGVGFWGAMYIPVVVAMAANQNVVAALKGGPVALLAAVGAVAICACCIAVLVRTGRDDTAFAGVPQFEEQ, from the coding sequence ATGATCATCTACGGAACCGCGCTGCTGGCGTTCTGCCACCTGGCCGGATTGTTCCTCGGCGACCTGCTCGGCGGCGCGATCGGCGTGAAGACCAACGTCGGCGGCGTCGGCATCGCGATGCTGCTGCTGATCTGCCTGCGCCTCTGGCTGCACCGGCGCGGCTGGCTGCCGAAGGAGACCGAGGCCGGCGTCGGTTTCTGGGGCGCGATGTACATCCCCGTCGTGGTCGCGATGGCCGCGAACCAGAACGTCGTCGCGGCGCTGAAGGGCGGCCCCGTCGCGCTGCTGGCCGCCGTCGGCGCGGTCGCGATCTGCGCATGCTGCATCGCGGTACTCGTGCGCACCGGGCGCGACGACACGGCCTTCGCGGGCGTGCCGCAATTCGAAGAACAGTGA
- the madM gene encoding malonate transporter subunit MadM, with translation MLQMLEKTVAHNGLVASFALVGLIMWLSSIASRKLTFGRVHGSAIAIVIGLALAYVGGAFTGGEKGIADVPLFAGVGLMGGAMLRDFAIVATAFEVQPTEARKAGLVGVVSLLLGTVLPFIVGACIARAFGYTDAVSMTTIGAGAVTYIVGPVTGAAIGASSDVIALSIATGLVKAIIVMVGTPVAANFMGLKTPRSAMIFGGLAGTVSGVSAGLAATDRRLVPYGALVATFHTGVGCLLGPSVLFFTTRALVGA, from the coding sequence ATGCTGCAGATGCTCGAAAAAACTGTCGCCCACAACGGGCTCGTCGCGTCGTTCGCGCTGGTCGGCCTGATCATGTGGCTGTCGTCGATCGCGTCGCGCAAGCTCACGTTCGGCCGTGTGCACGGCTCCGCGATCGCGATCGTGATCGGCCTCGCGCTGGCGTACGTCGGCGGCGCCTTCACCGGCGGCGAGAAGGGGATCGCCGACGTGCCGCTGTTCGCGGGCGTCGGCCTGATGGGCGGCGCGATGCTGCGCGATTTCGCGATCGTCGCGACCGCGTTCGAAGTACAGCCGACCGAGGCGCGCAAGGCCGGGCTCGTCGGCGTCGTGTCGCTGCTGCTCGGCACCGTGCTGCCGTTCATCGTCGGTGCGTGCATCGCGCGCGCGTTCGGCTATACCGACGCGGTCAGCATGACGACCATCGGCGCGGGCGCCGTCACCTACATCGTCGGCCCGGTCACGGGCGCGGCGATCGGCGCAAGCTCCGACGTGATCGCGCTCAGCATCGCGACCGGGCTCGTCAAGGCGATCATCGTGATGGTCGGCACGCCGGTTGCGGCCAACTTCATGGGCCTGAAGACGCCGCGTTCCGCGATGATTTTCGGCGGCCTGGCCGGCACCGTCAGCGGCGTGAGCGCGGGGCTCGCCGCGACCGACCGCCGGCTCGTCCCGTACGGTGCGCTCGTCGCGACGTTCCATACGGGCGTCGGCTGTCTGCTCGGCCCGTCGGTGCTGTTCTTCACGACGCGCGCGCTGGTCGGCGCCTAG
- the mdcA gene encoding malonate decarboxylase subunit alpha gives MTGWNHARQARDARLAAGAVYAQGKRVDARDTVALLEAVLRPGDRVCLEGDNQKQADLLATALADVDSAKIHDLHMVQSGVVLPEHLDVFERGIAKRLDFAYSGPQSQRIAKLLFGGKIALGAVHTYLELFARYFIDLTPQVALIAAVSADRDGNLYTGPNTEDTPTVVEATAFKDGVVIAQVDRIVDKVPRVDIPGDRVHFVVEAGRPFYVEPLFTRDPAAITETQILTAMLAIKGIYEPYGIKRLNHGIGFNTAAIELLLPTYGEKLGLKGKVCSHWALNPHPTLIPAIESGWVEQIHCFGSEVGMDDYIRARSDIWFTGPDGSLRSNRAFCQTAGLYACDMFIGSTLQIDLSGHSSTVTAERIAGFGGAPNMGSDARGRRHPSEPWLKAGAEADPDTPAALRRGRKLVVQIGETFGDKNVPMFVEKLDALKLADKLQLDLAPIMVYGDDVTHIVTEEGIANLLMCRDKDEREHAIRGVAGYTEIGRGRDRKMVERLRERGVIRRPEDLGIDPLDADRRWLAARSIKDLVHWSGGLYAPPARFRNW, from the coding sequence ATGACGGGATGGAATCACGCGCGGCAGGCGCGCGATGCACGGCTCGCGGCCGGCGCGGTGTACGCGCAGGGCAAGCGGGTCGATGCGCGCGACACCGTGGCGTTGCTCGAAGCGGTGCTGCGGCCCGGCGACCGCGTCTGCCTCGAAGGCGACAACCAGAAGCAGGCCGACCTGCTCGCGACGGCGCTCGCCGACGTCGACAGCGCGAAGATCCACGACCTGCACATGGTGCAGTCGGGCGTCGTGCTGCCCGAGCATCTCGACGTGTTCGAGCGCGGCATCGCGAAGCGTCTCGACTTCGCGTATTCGGGCCCGCAGTCGCAGCGGATCGCGAAACTGCTGTTCGGCGGCAAGATCGCGCTCGGCGCGGTGCACACCTATCTCGAACTGTTCGCACGCTACTTCATCGACCTCACGCCGCAGGTCGCGCTGATCGCTGCGGTCAGCGCCGATCGCGACGGCAACCTGTACACCGGCCCGAACACCGAAGATACGCCCACCGTCGTCGAGGCCACCGCGTTCAAGGACGGCGTCGTGATCGCGCAGGTCGACCGTATCGTCGACAAGGTGCCGCGCGTCGACATCCCGGGCGACCGCGTGCATTTCGTCGTCGAGGCCGGCCGGCCGTTCTACGTCGAGCCGCTGTTCACGCGCGATCCGGCCGCGATCACCGAAACGCAGATCCTCACCGCGATGCTCGCGATCAAGGGCATCTACGAGCCGTACGGCATCAAGCGCCTGAACCACGGGATCGGCTTCAACACGGCCGCGATCGAGCTGCTGCTGCCGACCTACGGCGAGAAGCTCGGGCTGAAAGGCAAGGTCTGCTCGCACTGGGCGCTCAATCCGCACCCGACGCTGATTCCCGCGATCGAGTCGGGCTGGGTCGAGCAGATCCATTGCTTCGGCTCGGAAGTCGGGATGGACGACTACATCCGCGCGCGTTCCGACATCTGGTTCACCGGCCCCGACGGGTCGCTGCGCTCGAACCGTGCGTTCTGCCAGACGGCCGGCCTCTATGCGTGCGACATGTTCATCGGCTCGACGCTGCAGATCGACCTGTCCGGCCATTCGTCGACGGTCACGGCCGAGCGCATTGCCGGTTTCGGCGGCGCGCCGAACATGGGCAGCGACGCGCGCGGCCGGCGCCATCCGAGCGAGCCGTGGCTGAAGGCCGGCGCGGAAGCCGACCCCGACACGCCGGCGGCGCTCAGGCGCGGCCGCAAGCTCGTCGTGCAGATCGGCGAGACGTTCGGCGACAAGAACGTGCCGATGTTCGTCGAGAAGCTCGACGCGCTGAAGCTCGCCGACAAGCTGCAGCTCGACCTCGCGCCGATCATGGTCTACGGCGACGACGTCACGCACATCGTCACCGAGGAAGGGATCGCGAACCTGCTGATGTGCCGCGACAAGGACGAACGCGAGCACGCGATCCGCGGCGTCGCCGGCTATACCGAGATCGGCCGCGGCCGCGACCGGAAAATGGTCGAGCGGCTGCGCGAGCGCGGCGTGATCCGCCGCCCGGAGGATCTCGGCATCGATCCGCTCGACGCCGATCGCCGCTGGCTCGCCGCGCGTTCGATCAAGGATCTCGTGCACTGGTCGGGCGGGCTCTATGCGCCGCCGGCCCGGTTCCGCAACTGGTAA
- the mdcC gene encoding malonate decarboxylase acyl carrier protein has protein sequence MEQLNYRFTARERAKGEQAAALVGVVASGNLEVLVERVLPGNECEIDIRTAAVGFGAVWQAVVTDFVERRTPGGLKLSINDGGARPDMVSLRLAQAVRAIEGDAQ, from the coding sequence ATGGAACAGTTGAACTATCGCTTCACCGCGCGCGAACGCGCGAAGGGCGAGCAGGCCGCGGCGCTCGTCGGCGTGGTGGCATCCGGCAATCTCGAAGTGCTCGTCGAGCGCGTGCTGCCGGGCAACGAATGCGAGATCGACATCCGCACGGCGGCGGTCGGGTTCGGCGCGGTGTGGCAGGCCGTCGTCACGGATTTCGTCGAGCGGCGCACACCGGGCGGTTTGAAGCTGTCGATCAATGACGGCGGCGCGCGGCCCGACATGGTGTCGCTGCGGCTCGCACAGGCGGTGCGAGCGATCGAGGGAGACGCGCAATGA
- a CDS encoding biotin-independent malonate decarboxylase subunit beta: MNTPHAHIHSLPPEGAGASPGAEAPNDVIHDAPAFVANAASWYEASARQRIDGLLDAGSFSEFLGPAERVTSPHLPLFDLPQQFDDGMVVGHGRLDGQPVFVAAQEGRFMGGAFGEVHGAKLTGLLRAARETGKPVLILFDTGGVRLQEANAGELAIAEIMRALVEARTAGVPVIGLIGGRAGCYGGGGLLAACCSALAVSEQGRISVSGPEVIETNRGVEEFDAKDRALIWRTMGGKHRRLIGGADRYVADTPDAFRAVALELIGRAPKFDAAMLRAEQARLEARVERFGACNDALDVWRALGASAPEAIPGMPDDAFAALADQLQESPHDAR, encoded by the coding sequence ATGAACACCCCCCACGCTCACATCCATTCGCTGCCCCCCGAGGGGGCCGGTGCCTCCCCAGGGGCGGAGGCGCCGAACGACGTGATCCACGACGCACCGGCGTTCGTCGCGAACGCCGCGAGCTGGTACGAAGCGTCGGCGCGGCAGCGCATCGACGGGCTGCTCGACGCCGGCAGTTTCAGTGAATTCCTCGGTCCGGCCGAGCGCGTGACGAGCCCGCACTTGCCGCTGTTCGACCTGCCGCAGCAGTTCGACGACGGGATGGTGGTCGGCCACGGCCGGCTCGACGGCCAGCCGGTGTTCGTCGCCGCGCAGGAAGGCCGCTTCATGGGCGGCGCGTTCGGCGAAGTGCACGGCGCGAAGCTCACCGGGCTGCTGCGTGCCGCGCGCGAAACCGGCAAGCCGGTGCTGATCCTGTTCGATACGGGTGGCGTGCGGCTGCAGGAAGCGAACGCGGGCGAACTCGCGATCGCCGAGATCATGCGCGCGCTCGTCGAAGCGCGCACGGCCGGCGTGCCGGTGATCGGGCTGATCGGCGGGCGCGCGGGCTGCTATGGCGGCGGCGGGTTGCTCGCCGCGTGCTGCTCGGCGCTCGCAGTATCGGAGCAGGGCCGCATCAGCGTGTCGGGCCCCGAAGTGATCGAGACCAATCGCGGCGTCGAGGAATTCGATGCGAAGGACCGCGCGCTGATCTGGCGCACGATGGGCGGCAAGCACCGGCGGCTGATCGGCGGCGCGGATCGCTACGTGGCCGACACGCCCGATGCGTTCCGTGCGGTGGCGCTCGAGCTGATCGGCCGCGCGCCGAAATTCGATGCGGCAATGCTGCGCGCGGAACAGGCGCGCCTCGAAGCGCGTGTCGAGCGATTCGGTGCATGCAACGATGCACTCGACGTGTGGCGTGCGCTGGGCGCATCGGCGCCGGAAGCGATTCCGGGGATGCCGGACGATGCCTTCGCCGCGCTCGCGGACCAACTGCAGGAGAGCCCGCATGACGCTCGATGA